A region of the Arachis hypogaea cultivar Tifrunner chromosome 15, arahy.Tifrunner.gnm2.J5K5, whole genome shotgun sequence genome:
tttgtgtaaaaaaaattatcgaatcatattttatctatttatttaataaaaaatatgccTAATATAATGATAGGCAAATAATAATgtcattcttatttttttataaattatataaaatataaataaaaattatgtgaaaagtaaaattattaaaagtaagagtgacattattatttctttaatgataattaaaatactgataaataatacaaaatcaattaaattaaaaatcaaatgagTCATCATTTCAAGGAAAATGACTTGAAAATTTTAAGCAAACATGTTAATGAGTCAGAAAATTTTTactatcattttcaaaaatataatattaacaaGTTATTAATTTAAATCAGAAAAAGATAAAGgggatttaaataaaaaactgttAATATGGATATATCTGAGAAAACAATAATCAACCGACATAAATTTTAAACGTGTAATTTTTAGATTTTGACTCAGGTAACAATTAAACAACAAAATTTTGTAGAGTCAAAATCTATTGTGAAACAACTGAAAATATGTCTCATTTTAACTATGATACACGGACACAGGACACGACACGGACACGTCGACACGCacatttaaaatcttataagacacgggatacgcatacatataaagtataaagtattttttttagataaatcgtaatgatattttaatattttattaatattaaaatataaattaattttttaataatttttaatgtcttattttaattatatcaagtatttaaaatatctttttattttaataataataatatatactatatctaaatttatttcaagaatatatgttaagaataagactggacacacTAACACATGATGGTATTTAGTTGTGTCCAAGTGAGTccgaagaagaattttttattttttattaagacacaattggacacagcagacacgcgtgtcggacagTGAGTGTCGTatccgaaatgtgtccgacacaaGAATACGACAACTCAGCGAAGTGTCCGTGTTTCATAGCATTTTAGTATTTTACTATAAGAATTATATAGTCTTTGATTTAAATGGTCATTTTCCTTGATAATGACCACATGCTCTCATTGCTCTGCATGGAACTTAGTACCAAACAATCACtacaaaaattaaatagaataacaAACACAGCAACTAAGTGGGAATAGAACAGAATTTGtaaaaaattacaagaaaaaaagatatatGAACTTATGTGGAACAAGGAACATACAACATTACTCATGAACAGACATGGGTATAAGCTAGATGCTTATCATCCTAaactttatatttaaaaaaaaaagataaatttctcTATATAATATACTTCTAAGaagatttaaaaagaaaagaatggacTAGTCTTAGTCCTCAGACAGGTATAAGTATCTCATGATGCATTACCACCTTCAAACTCTCTCTTAATCATTTCAAACAAAATCTCATTCCAAGTATCTACAGGACCTGGCATGCACCAATGTAAGCAATCCTGTGGCGGCGGCTTTCCGTCCGGGCCGCGCACCGTGATCTTATTTGGGTCTTTATTCCTGAAGGGACCAGGATGGCCATCATGCCGGTAACTAAAGGCTTCAGTGATATCCATGAACAACAACTTTGATCCATTTGTTGCCTTCTTTGATGCATGATTAAAACCTTTAACCTGTTGCTCATACATTGCATTTGTATGGCCATTTTCCACCAACTCACCAAGTCCAAGAGGCTTAACCTTCCCGGTGCATGATCCGCCGGTATTCCAAGCGCCACCCTCGTAATGATCAGGCGAATAGGAACGAAGAATTGCAAGCCCTGTGAAATTTGGATGCATTGCAAGAGCAGTAAACATTGTTTCAACAGATATACCAAATGCTTCAACATTGTTGATCTTCATCGGCCGAGATTTGTCCGGCCACCACAATTGCCCTCCTACTATCTCATTGTTCAAGACATACACTGACTGTTTGGCAAACCAGTGGCCAGAGGAAAGAACAACCACATCAAATTTTGGCAGAAATTCCATGACCTTCTCGTCAGGGATATCGAGGAAGAGCTTATCCACACCTTCCGGTGCATAATCAAATGGTTCAGAACTGTGCTTGACTAGCCATGAGGACCATATTCGGATAATAGTGACAGATGTGGACTTAAAATAAAATCGCTGCATGTTACGGTTTCCATTGTTCTTGGGTGTTTCTACCTGAAAGTGGCATTTTTCGGTTAAGCATGTTGCTATTGAAAAAAGATGCAATCATAATGCAAAGTAGTAATGGTCAACTTCTAGAAAATTTAGTCACAAATATAAAAATGATAGCTGAAATGTGGTCATGTCTTATGTCAAGTAGTTTAGTTAAACATGTCAAACCATCTAACGATTCTCAACTATGATCTTCACATGAAGTCATAATAGAGTAATCATGAGAAGATGTTAAGAACAAGATGCTAGTGAGAACTGGCCAATTTTTCTCCAATAACCAAAATGTTTCATTGGTCATAGAAATTGGAACAGTAAGGAATGAGGAATGTAACCTGCCAGAGAATACACATCATTGATTCCATCTGGTTTCGAGCAACTGAATCCCCAATGAAAGCCAATGTCTTGCCTCTCATCACCTCCAAAAATTTCCTAGGATCGAGACGAGGGATGTCACATTGAAAGGGCTTCCATCTCCAGTTCTCATAATCCTTATCAGGCCTCCCATTACCCTGGCAATTCTGCATTTGTGTCAATACGGGGCACGAATCGTTCCTGTATAACGGTCCCAACGAATCATGTAACCATGTTCCATGGAATAGATTACAGCCTACATAACAGAagaaacataaaacaccagtcaAAGACCAGTTTCAAACAAAATTATCATAAAGTTTACACCTGAAATCCTTAACTAACAAGATACAAGCATTAATAATGATTTACATATTTTAAGCATATAAAAACACATGTAACAAATTGAAATGCCTTCTTATATTATGGCTGCATTGTATTTACAgaagtaaacaaagcaaacaagcataaAAACAgttaatttttgtataaaataagaaaagtagAATGCAACCTGAATTAACAGAACCAGAATAGGATTCATTAGATGAGGCTGGAACTGCTGTTGATACTGATTCTGGAGGAGACTTAGAGGTATCATTTGATGTGGTGATTAATGTGCCGGGATCATTCATCAACGCCGTGGATGTAGGTGCCTCAATTGTAACATTAACAGTCACATTGGAAGAAATAGTACCAGCCAGTGGCAAAGGCGAATTCGAAGTTAAATCAGATTGAGCATGCAGGTTGCTATCAACCTTATCAGTACTGGTTTCTGTATATTCTGATGAAGCAGATTCACTAGAGGGTTCTTGTGAATTTAATTCGGTAACAGTTTTCGCTACCTTCCTATCACTTGAGGGTGGTTCATTATCTACTAGATCTAAACTTCCATTGGAGGAAACATCAGTGGAACTTCCATGAACTGGAAAAACTGATATATCATAAAATCTCGAACGATCTATGCCGTAGAAATACTGGCGAACCGTGGAGCCAACTGGGTATGAGGCAAGAATTCCAGAAGCACAAATCAAGAACAATGCAAGTACTCCCAAGAAAACCACAATCCAAGAAAGAGGTCTTGGACTTGGAGACTCATTGGGAGAACTCTTTGGATTATCCCAAGTCATGGCTTTcatttaaacaaagcaaataaGCTCTACACTAAAACTTGAAGCATCAAAGGCTTTTTGAGTTCCCAAACCATAGAAACTACTAAACTAACTATCAAAGCTGCTTCTTCAAGCAGTGAAATTGCTAATCATCAATCCACAAGACCAGCACTGTTAAAACACAgacaaaaacaaataattaagGAATGATTATGATTACAAACTAAGTATGAACAAAATCAAACTATGAAACAATGAGCAGAAAGCTACACTCTTTAGCACATGATCATGCAGTTCATCAACATTAATAAGCTCGGGAACCATAAAGGAAtggaatttagcataaaaactcgTACCCCAAGAATAAAAAACACATTTTTCCTACAAAAAATAAATACCCAGAAAAGGAAATGAGCTGAAACCAAATGGGGTCACCCaattaatgaaaaaacaaaaagaagaagcatAAAAAGCAGAAACCTTTGAGTACCATGTTGTCTTGGTTCTGAACAACTGGAAAGATGCATCAAGCAATTGTGTGGTAGAAAGGGATGAATGAGGAATTTAGAAGAAATACTATTGAGAAATGAGGGACAAGGTGTTCTTTGTTGCCTATGTTTATGTTGTAATGCTTGTCCACTTCTACAGAGGAGCGAGGATCTCGTTCAATTACAAATTACTAAGCATATGACACTCAccgaaatagaaaattaaaattattgagttCCCAAAGCTTGCATGCTCAAGCCTCAAAAACCTCTTAAATCTTGAGCACATGAAtcgcatatatataataatataataatatataatataatatgatatattttttttggtgactaatataatatgatatatgATCGTGCTTAGTAGTCATCATTTCTTATCTTATATAGTAAAATAATCAAGCTCTTGGAATCATCATCATAGGGTGAAAAAATGGTTAACTCAATTTGAGTTAAAGAAAGTCACTCAAATATTTTCCTAAAAAATTTCTATTCTTAATCCGTtgtaattaatttcttaaaataataaattatttgattaAGAAAAGTAATCATAGTATTATTATTTGGGTGACTAAATAATTCATTAATTCATAAATAGTTAAACCAATTTAAGTTGATTTAGTGTTCAATTTACTAAATCGTTTAAATAAATatcgaaaattttaaattttgttttgtacaTGTAATTAGGTTAAAATTTGAATGAATACCCCATTCGActcctgacaattacctcgaaaggacaacgaggtctcaagaaaaaaaaacacccaatttgatctttaatcttttttttttttgactgatTAGCTCCTGTaccaaaaaaataacattaactaTTTTTGACACAAAACTCTCATTATTCTTTCGAGATAATTATCAGGGACggttttggatttttctcttaaaattttaatattattcaacTAAGATTGAGTTGCTCAACTAATCAATGagagttaaaaatatatttttgtttgtaGAAAAAAAGAGCACAAATATTTGAAGGTGATGATGTTTATTTTTTCCATACATTTTCTGCATGGGATATTCAAAATATAAATGGGATGTGATAATGAAAATGAATTATGGATTGTGAGATGGCTGCACTTCCTCTCATTGATGATTTCATAATAGACTTTTAACCTAATGGCCTGCTACAAGtgttttatttgtgaaaatttatttttcttttgaaattgataaATTGGAAGGATTGATGTAGATAAAGCATCTATTTGTTGCAATAACATCATTCATATATAAATACTCTAACACccggaaaaaaaatataattgttatcaattaattatgtatttaaattatattttaattaataaaataaagaaaatgagtgttggttattaaaaaataaaaaaattacatgtgTACACAAAATTAACTAtcaaataaattaatcatatttgaatatatttatacatattaatccatacatttttttaactaaataatcagTTACTGaaataattaaacataatatagtCGAATAATTAAACTTATAATAGACCaataactaaatttatttatagtaacataacaaaataaattttatgaaatgtcaaatatatatttataggtaataattaattagtgttgatttttttgtttacacgtgatataattataaaaaaaatactagttTTAAAATAATGGGATTGTATTTTGTAAATTTGATAGCTGGCAAATCCCTTTCATCTGTTTTAAGGATGAGATCTAATTCTTAAGGTTGGAAAGGGAAGACAACATTTAAGTTCAAATTCTTTCCCCATTATTTCGAAATTCCTTACACCAAATATTGTTTGTCAATTGAAGATGACTTGTAATTGGAAAAAACGTTTGTGGGTTGGAGAATTTCCTTATTATCAAACCTCAATCGAAAGTAGGAAGCCTTTAATGGAATTTTGGCTAGTCATCATTTTTTGGATActttaaaatgaaaatattttataaagaaaatgaaaatcaaactatttttttattattttggaatAATTCTAATGACATCTGATCGTATGAAAAATCGGTCTTCATGaggataaaattataaaacaaaaaaacaaaaaaaaaaagtcagaatAAGAGGGGGATTAGAGCAGAGTTTTACAAATTGAATTTTTTCATAACAAGACATCGCACACTttgtaaatgaaaaaaaaatactgTGCTTTTAGCTTAAAAagtttgaaatattttaaaaagtatttataaagatattttttaaattaatttgttttttttttttttactaaatagaaaagaaagaaaaaaaagagacaaccaaattaattggctagggtcatatctaaatctattagatgttgaaaCTCACTTCAAGGTTggctccaattcgagtgaatgtccgcgacagaagcagctgctttagccatacaatctgcaacactatttgcagtccactgaattaaaagaatagagactctccaattcccattcataacctcctgtatatactttgccaaatcccattccggaatatccttaccaagcattctttggtttaccaagaaaagagcttataaacagtctgtttcacagataacctcacgaaatccactctcccaagcaagcagtaaacctctccaaattgcatacaattcagcaaaaagaacactgcacacttcgacttttccagtgcaacctttcaaccaacatccatcaggattgcgaatgatacaaccaaaaccagcatagccagaaggagcaaaccaactagcattacaatttaatttaacagaatgaactggaggtggaacccaatgcaaacaaagtgaaggaggagacagagattgatgcatagcaaaaatagtgtgaaactcccttactgaactacgaatcaaactcaccaccttactagcactccatgaatcatctatattaaataagtcattattcctgcttctccaaatccaccagatggtcgaaaagaaaagaaaaacatctccactccttgcacctctgtagagccaatcatgtaaattcgagttatctgaatacaggcctaaaaggttccagaccttcttggcactagggcactcccgaagacaatgaagaatGGATTCATAACCATTTTGATACCGATGACAGGTGTTAGATAAAGCTAAACCACGACCCAAACAAAACTCTGCCGTAGGAATAGCATTATGAAGactgagccaaatcaagaacttgtacttctcaagaatatgcagtcgccatacccacaaccaattatcatgctcattccagtcaaactttcttttggctagcCAACTGTACCCACTCCTAACTGAGTAGAGTCTAGAAGATGCCACACCCCACGACCAACCCAAACTTTCTCCAGCATTCAGATCCggattataagcattcaaacgctgtttgacatcttctggaatgatagagaaaatatcatggagattccattgaccatctttccaaacgtctctaataattaaatcagagtcagatatatgtacaaaagggacatcttgagcaattgggccctcaatactccaattgtcaaaccaaaaagattgatcaagtgacccaacgcaccaagagaagacatccttaagagcaccaaaagcctttgaaatactcttccaaacatgagaAGCATTGCAAGGGACAGGGCCATCTAAAACTTCCTCATTCCTCATATACTTCACCCTCAATAGAGCAACCCAAGGCTTGTCCTGACAATGAAAAAGTTGCCACACCAATTTAccaagtaaagatatattaacacACGCATGATTTTTAATACCCAGGTCACCAAATTTTTTTGGAGTAATCACGGTCctccaattaacaagagaaagacctctaccatcaacttgacccttccaaatgaactgtctcatcatagaagacaattaatttatatttttaaaaaaataaaaaatctaatataacttATATATTAGTTTTTGCCCATACCGCACAATGAGTATATCATTACATttaagagtttaaattaaaacaaaaagttatattaacaaaaaaaatattgtataaaaaatatataatttttcataatatttttaatttggtaAGTTAAAGACTAATTCGCTATAGATCTGAGTtctatttaaatatttgtaaACATTTGCGAGTAGTCAACAAATCACTGCATATATAAGGTCAAATTcaaactctttttttattttggaagaTTATATATGAGAGACTACCTGTTCTTCAAAAGATCTAATCCCGAGTTCAATTAGTGAATCCAATCTGCCACAGTGCAAACATGTTGAAGAATCAACTTTTCATTGTTTATGGGAGTATACATAATCGAAGAATGTTTgacgagttaatagtcaaaatcgtccctgaaagatacctcGATTTCTATTTTGGTCATCGAAAGACAAAATTAATCGAAATCGTCCCCAAAAGATACACAACttggtcacgttagtccttccgtcagttggatgatgacgtggcGGGTTAATGTCACGTGTCACTTAAcaagtaaaaaagttatttataatcaaaatagtccttgaaagttcagacctaagtcattttcatccctaaaattttaaaaattaatcaaattagtctttatatatatattttttattttttcttgataatattaaatttgaaatattttttgatactactaattttaatagaaatataattgacaaacaaaaaattagtaattgtatcttttcttcttaaaattttttttaataaaattatctctctcctttaattcttctcaaaatctctcttattcttttatattcttttatatatatatttcagcaaaatgtaataatgtaagaaaaagattttagaatagaaaagaataattttgacactaatatttttttaaaagagctAAAAGACTACTTAAAATAAGTAGCTATGTGTTATTCTTAGTTTGTCAAAACCTTCTCTTTAGAATCTATTTATAGATGAAGAaggttttaaattaaataataataggaCATTATTTACTTAACCTATTTACTAATTAGTGAAACGGAAAAGTCTGCATCTATGTATTTTTTATATGGGtgttaattaagtaatttttttcaCACGCGTGTCTCCCACCCCTCACTCGTTTGTCATACACGCGCTACATATAATGTGCTACAACCTAAAATTTTGCTCAACGTAAACCTTCTACTGCAACGtaaaccttcttcttcttcttcttcttcttcttcttcttcttcttcttcttattctctgcTCACGTTCTTCCTTATTGATCTACATTGCCTTCGTCGTTCTTCTCTGGTCGCGTTCATTTTCTCGTTTTCTTATTTCGATCTGGTTGCATTTATattctttctattcttcttcattttcttcttcgatctgcacttCTGAATCGAAACAATAAATGACTCAACTTCAAATTAGGAGAGCGATTTGTATTActcttctgaaacgaatcaaactgacaaagtttggattattcaattttgaatcgaattgaatggaatgcaattactaatttgaattgaattaaattgaattcataatatgtaaattgtaggtagagttatttgaatttgattttatataatggattatgtttcgttcactcagtactatacaattgtttcaccatgagtactgtgttcgattcaccatgagtactgtgttcggttcattctacagaaagctgtttgaatttgattttatataatggattatgtttcgttcactcagtactatacaattgtattgtgttcggttcaccatgagtactgtgttcggttcattatgcactattcaaaactcttcttcctcaccttctactgctttttcagctgagagagaaggagaaaaagacaaaaaatacagcagcaacaacaacaaaagaatgacgataaggagaaaacacatgaagaagaaggaacacgaaaaaggaggagaaagaggaacgCGAAGAATGCGAAGAAGAAGACGCTCCGTGCGTAAACAAGCGTGAAAAGAAGCGTTGGGCAAGCGCGATTCGTGTGTGTTGGGCGCGTGTATTTCACGTTTCATTTAATGGTATTGAGTTTTTTTGGTGTTGGGCCAACTTGATTACATGATTATATGGATGTGTAGCATCTGATAGTGAAAACATATTATAGAAACTCATATTATGTTAATTGATAATGTTTCATACTCTAGTACGTATGATAATATTCCAAAACATGACATTCgtagtaaaaattattttataacagTATAAAAtggttaaagaataaaaaattttaaaattaaataaaaagaaaaaaaattcattttataaaatttaaaaaattttatttaagtaaaaagtattagtaataatatccttttaaaatttttttaatattattacttactttttagatattaaaaatcattaatatttaggtttaaaattttatttatattagactaaatactaatttttttttaaaaaaaattaaatcatactttATTActattaacttttaaaaaaataaaaattgaagaatTCGAGGCCTCCACTCATCTCCGATATATCCATCcctaattttatgtattatgGGTACAGAAACATGTACTAATATTATGTTAATTGATAATGTTTCATACTCTATTACGTATGATAATATTCCAAAACATGACATTcgtagtaaaaaatattttataacagtataaaatagttaaagaataaaaaagttaaaaattaaataaaatattttggttttataacttacataaataaataataaataaaatattttatatataatattataaaaatataaaaaattataattattaaaaaaatataatataaaatatttaaattattgataaaatttatcctaattttttattaaatgttaatcatttttattaatacataatattttttaaaaataatattaaaattagagaTGCACCAAGACTAGTGTCAAAACCTGTTATGTCGATATGTTTAGTGTCAAAATACTATTtactacaaaaataaaatatttgcctTTTAAAATTACGGAAATACAATTTTTACAGTTTGGATACGAAAATGTAACTTTCTATAAATCTATGTAAATCTATGTAACTTTTATAAGCTAATTTCAAAaagtaaaagttttaccaaaccaagTCTAAATGGTTGTTAACATGGCCAGACCTTTGAAATGCTTGTCCCTAGTGATGTTGGGTATGTTTGGGGTTCACGTTGGGGAATAGAAAAGTCCGTTTGAGCGTCTTGAACGTCCCATTGTCATGTTTGGCAATTTTTTGGAACCCCTAACCTAAAAGTGCTTTCACCTCTGAACGTACGTTCATGTGAACTAAAAATTCAAGCTTTTGCGTTCACGTTGGGAAGGTTAATTACCGTGGGAGAAATTAGGTAAGAAATTTATTCCATATCTACCAATTGTACCCTTCATTTTTTCTATAAAAAGGATGAACATAACCACATAATTTCACAGTAGTTCTCTGTATGTTCTTGGTTACAAATTTTTTTTCCAGATTTGTTTTCATCACTGCTAAGGTAAAGATTTTAATTATATGACAACTAttgttgatataaatttttatttttattaatttttatgatatttttattattttttgtttatataaattatttttttatcctttattgtactatatttatgttgtgtataaaattttttattttttatttgattttatttatatgaattttatttactttttattataatttttttgttcatataatatatgttgttggttgtgattattatatactatgtttgtatgaattttttttgtttttgttttttatttttattgtacttcttactatacttaatttttgtttttattatacactaattataaataacaaaagagtcataaataataaaaatttatagtccaaaatgatactaaattaaagagtactaacgacactaaaataaattataaaatattttttttgtttaatattataaaatgtatagtactcccttttatatttttatttcttattttttttagttcatatgaattttttttattatttaccgttctttatgtttaatatgtaaggtgtcttttttatttttatttgactttgttcttttttattttttacttatttttatcattgactttttttttatattatttttttagtgttctaATATCTCAGgtatgttattaattttttttatggtattcttattatttcttgttcatataaattctatttttttttctcttttatgcattgtatttatatcttatacgaaatttattttattttttttatttgatatagtttatataaatttttttctcttttaaaatatattttgtcaatttttatatgttactttaatttaataagtaaatattaactttattataaaatgaattaataagatttatttaaatatctaaagtaaaataatagaataatatttaaaattattttaattgatgtctcttttagtaattttttatctaaaagtgattttaagtagtataatccaaacaacatttattttactataatccattttgacacaaagattgccaaacataaatcacaaacttacttttcatcaaaatcaagtttccaaaatcaattctatgcaAACTCCCGTTTGCAAActataatccaaacacacacattGTAGGCTTGCAACTTCTCTtgaggctttttttttttttattttaaatttatcattcttaagtcacaaaaaaaaattattagcaaATATAtggaattatatattattcaaataataaggtttaaaattttaaaaatttaaattatatttatttaaattttaaatattttggagtaaaatatgttattattaataaaaatttgagaatattatttaaataaatatatataaatatacatattaaaaatttaagaataaagtattgtttttgtccccaacgtttggggtaagtcctatttgtgttcctaacgtttaaatcgtcatatttctatccttaacgtttataaaagtgattcaatgttatcctactatcaagaagagatttttaaaactcaaactaaagcgctcatgatgtgtaattgatggtaggataacattaaatcacttttacaaacgttaaggatacaaatagtacgatttaaacgttagggacacaaataggatttatcccaaacgttggggacaaaaacgatactttactcaaaatttaaaatattatttgaatatatgtactaaaattttgaatgagttacttaaattaaaaaaatagaatttaaaatagaatataattctatttaattcaaattatattacattaaattaaaatagtttgaAAAGTAAATTTAAATTAGCACTGTACAAATCAATcatttgcataaaattaaattagattgaaaagtataaattaaattaatattatctaaatcgtttaaaattatatcatttttacAATTTGAATAAATTTAAAATGTACTACAAAATATAGTCTTATTTCGTTGACAATACAAATGATAGATGTAAATATATTCCACTCACTCTAGGTTGATATATATAGTGAAACTAGTGTATAAACCATTGGACCCCTACcacgatttttttttcaaatgctTCATCAACGTA
Encoded here:
- the LOC112751665 gene encoding protein YLS7, encoding MKAMTWDNPKSSPNESPSPRPLSWIVVFLGVLALFLICASGILASYPVGSTVRQYFYGIDRSRFYDISVFPVHGSSTDVSSNGSLDLVDNEPPSSDRKVAKTVTELNSQEPSSESASSEYTETSTDKVDSNLHAQSDLTSNSPLPLAGTISSNVTVNVTIEAPTSTALMNDPGTLITTSNDTSKSPPESVSTAVPASSNESYSGSVNSGCNLFHGTWLHDSLGPLYRNDSCPVLTQMQNCQGNGRPDKDYENWRWKPFQCDIPRLDPRKFLEVMRGKTLAFIGDSVARNQMESMMCILWQVETPKNNGNRNMQRFYFKSTSVTIIRIWSSWLVKHSSEPFDYAPEGVDKLFLDIPDEKVMEFLPKFDVVVLSSGHWFAKQSVYVLNNEIVGGQLWWPDKSRPMKINNVEAFGISVETMFTALAMHPNFTGLAILRSYSPDHYEGGAWNTGGSCTGKVKPLGLGELVENGHTNAMYEQQVKGFNHASKKATNGSKLLFMDITEAFSYRHDGHPGPFRNKDPNKITVRGPDGKPPPQDCLHWCMPGPVDTWNEILFEMIKREFEGGNAS